The Oceanibaculum nanhaiense nucleotide sequence GCCGCCAACGGCGGGGGCGGTGCGCTTCGAGGGCACGACAGTGCCGGCCCGGCGCAACGCGGATTGGCGGGCGCTGCGCCAGCGCATGCAGATGGTCTATCAGGACCCGCTGGGCGCGCTCGACCGCCGGTTGCCAGTGGTGGCGCAGGTGATGGAGCCGCTGACCGTGTTCAAGATCGGCACCCCGGCCGAACGCCGCGAGAAGGCGCGCGACCTGATGGCCGCCGTCGGGCTGACGCCGCATCTGTTCGAGCGTTTCCCGCATGAATTGTCGGGCGGTCAGCGCCAGCGCGTGGTTCTGGCCCGGGCGCTGATCCTGGAGCCAAGCCTGCTGGTCTGCGACGAGCCGATCTCGGCGCTGGACGTCTCCATCCAGGCGCAGGTCATCAATTTGTTGCTTGATCTGCAGGAGCGTTTCAACGTCGCCTTCCTGTTCATCAGCCACGATCTGAAGGTGGTGCGCCAGGTCAGCCACGAGGTGGCGGTCATGTATCTGGGCCGCATCGTCGAGCAGGGCGATCCCGAGGTGCTGTTCCAGGAACCGGCACATCCCTATACCCAGGCACTGGTTTCGGCGATCCCGTCGCCGTGGCGGCGCGAAGGCTATCAGCGCATCGTGCTGGAAGGCGATCCGCCGAACCCGGTGAACGTGCCGTCCGGCTGCGCCTTTCATCCGCGCTGCCCGCACGCCACCTCCGCCTGCCGGTCGGTGACGCCGCGTCTGGCCGATATCGGCGGCGGGCGCAAGGCGGCCTGCCATCTGCTTTCCCCCATCGGCACGGCATAAGGAGACGGTCCATGCTGCGCTATCTCGCTTCGCGCGGGGCGCGGGCCCTGATCACCATCTTTCTGGTGCTCAGCTTCGCCTTCATTATCCTGCGCCTGTCCGGCGATCCCGCCCTGCTGATCCTGTCGCCCGATGCGCCGCCCGAGGCGCTGGAGGCGTTCCGCCAGGGCTGGGGGCTGGATGCACCCTTATGGAAACAATATCTGGGATATTTCGTGAATATTCTGGAGGGCAATCTCGGCCAGTCGATGCGCGACGGCCGCCCGGCTATTGATCTGGTGCTGGAACGCATCCCGGCGACGCTGGCGATCACCCTGCCGGCCTTCGCGCTGAAGCTGCTGATCGGCATCCCGGCCGGCATCTTCGCGGCGCTGAACCGCAACTCGCTGACAGACCGGCTGGTGATGAGCCTGTCGGTTGCCGGCTACACCGTGCCCAGCTTCGTACTGGGGCTGGTGCTGGTGCTGATCTTCGCGGTCAATCTCGGTTGGCTGCCCAGTGGCGGCTTTACCAGCCCGATGCACGCCATCCTGCCGGCGGTGACGCTGGGCATGGGCGGGGCGGCGGTGCTGGCGCGCTTCACCCGCTCGGCGATGCTGGAGGTGCTGGGCCAGCCCTATATCCGTACAGCCTCCGCCAAGGGGCTGGTGTGGCGGCTGGTGGTTACCGGCCATGCGCTGCCGAACGCGGCGATCCCGACCGTCACCATCGTCGGCTTCATGGTCGGCAGCCTGATCGCCGGCGCGGTGGTGGTGGAGAGCGTGTTCTCCTGGCCCGGCGTGGGGCGGCTGCTGGTCTCCGCCGTTGCCAACCGCGACCTGGCCGTGGTGCAGGCCATCCTGCTGCTGGTCGCGGCCTGCATGGTAACCTCCAACCTGGTCGTCGATGCGCTGTATGGCTGGATCGATCCACGCCTGCGCAGCGGCCGCACCGTGAAGGCGGGGGGCTGATCATGGCCAGCATTGAAACCACGTCACCCGCCGCCGAAGCAGCTCCGGCCGAACGCGGCAAGCTGTCCCGCTTTCTGGAGGCCTACCCGCCGCTGGTCCTGTTCGGCGGCGCCTGGATCGTCGCCATGCTGGTGGTGGCACTGCTGGCGGATTTGCTGACTCCCTATGTGTTCAGCGCGCTTGACCTGAAGGCGCGGCTCGCGCCGCCGGTGTTCATGGGCGGCACCTGGGCGCATCCGCTGGGCACCGACGAGCTGGGCCGCGACGTGCTGTCCCGTCTGATCATATCGATCCGCATCAGTCTGCTGATCGCCTTCGCCAGTACCATCCTGTCCGCCACCATCGGCGTGCTGCTGGGCTTCATCGCGGCGCATTTCCGCGGCTGGGTCGAGCAGGTTGTGCTGACGCTGATCGACTTCCAGGCCTCGATGCCGTTCATGATCATCGCGCTGGCGGTGCTGGCCTTCTTCGGCAACACGCTGACGCTGTTCATCTGCCTGATGGGCTTCTATGGCTGGGAGCGCGCGGCCCGCATCGCCCGTGGCCTGACCATCGCCGCCAACGAGCAGGGCTATGCCGCCGCCGTGCGCGACATCGGCGCGTCGCCCTTGCGCGTCTATGGGCTGCATGTGCTGCCGAACATCGCCAGCACGCTGATCGTCAGCGTCACGCTGACCTTCCCGGAGGTGATCCTGCTGGAATCCGGCCTGTCCTTCCTGGGGCTCGGCGTGCAGCCGCCGATGACCAGCCTGGGTAATATGGTGGGCTATGGCCGGGAATATCTGCAATCCGCCCCCTGGATTCTGCTTGCCCCCAGTGCTGTGATCGTTCTGACGACCTTCTCCATCAGTATGGTCGGCGACTGGCTGCGCGACCGGCTTGATCCCACCCTGCGTTAAATCCGAGGATAAAATGAGCAAGCGCAAGAATGTGCTGTTGATCGTGGTGGACCAGTGGCGCGGCGACACGCTGCCGATGCTGGGCCATCCGGTGGTGAAGACCCCGAACATCGCTTCCCTGGCGGCGGAGGGCGTCACCTTCGCCCGGCACTATACCCAGGCGGTGCCCTGCGGCCCGGCGCGGGCCAGCCTGCTGACCGGCCTGTACATGATGAACCACCGGGCGGTGCAGAACACCATCCCGCTGGATGCGCGCCACAGCAATGTCGCCAAGGAGGCGCGCAAGAAGGGCTATGACCCGGCTATCGTCGGCTACACCACCACAACGCCCGACCCGCGCGAGGTGGCGGCGGAAGACCCGCGCTTCAAGGTGCTGGGCGATCTGATGGATGGCTGGCGGCCGGTCGGCTCCTGGGGGCTGAAGATGGAGGCCTATTTCTCCTGGGTGGCGGCGAACGGCTATAAGCTGCCGGACAATCCCTGGGATATCTGGCTGCCGCAGGATCTGGCGCCGGGCGAGATCGGGGCGACCCGCAAGCCGAGCCGCATTCCGGCGGAGCTGTCGGACACGGTGTGGTTTACCGACCGCGGCCTCGATTATATCCGGGGCGCCAACAACAAGCCCTGGTTCCTGCATCTGGGCTATTGGCGGCCGCATCCGCCCTTCGCGGCACCCGCACCCTATCACGACATGTTCGACCCCGCCGACTGCCCGCCACCGCTGCGCGCCGCCAGTGCCGAGGAGGAGGCGAAGCAGCACCCGATGCTGCGCTTCTATCTGGACTCGGTGAAGCGCAAGAGCTTCTTCGAGAATGGCGAGGGGCTGGGCGCCGACATGGACGAGGGCGAGGTGCGCCAGATGCGCGCCAGCTATTACGGGCTGATGGAGGAGATCGACGTCCATCTCGGCCGCGTGTTCCAGCATCTGAAGGACAGCGGCCAGTGGGATGACACGCTGATCATCCTGACCTGCGACCATGGCGAGCAGCTGGGCGACCATCACCTGCTGGGCAAGCTCGGCTATTTCGACCAGAGCTTCCACATCCCGATGATCGTGCGCGACCCCGATGCCAGCGCCAATGGCACGCGCGGCCAGATCGTGCGCCAA carries:
- a CDS encoding ABC transporter ATP-binding protein; translation: MSDLLTVENLTRHFPVRVPGKGLGGMFGQPATLKAVDGVSFSVESGRTLGVVGESGCGKSTTAKLVLGLLPPTAGAVRFEGTTVPARRNADWRALRQRMQMVYQDPLGALDRRLPVVAQVMEPLTVFKIGTPAERREKARDLMAAVGLTPHLFERFPHELSGGQRQRVVLARALILEPSLLVCDEPISALDVSIQAQVINLLLDLQERFNVAFLFISHDLKVVRQVSHEVAVMYLGRIVEQGDPEVLFQEPAHPYTQALVSAIPSPWRREGYQRIVLEGDPPNPVNVPSGCAFHPRCPHATSACRSVTPRLADIGGGRKAACHLLSPIGTA
- a CDS encoding ABC transporter permease encodes the protein MLRYLASRGARALITIFLVLSFAFIILRLSGDPALLILSPDAPPEALEAFRQGWGLDAPLWKQYLGYFVNILEGNLGQSMRDGRPAIDLVLERIPATLAITLPAFALKLLIGIPAGIFAALNRNSLTDRLVMSLSVAGYTVPSFVLGLVLVLIFAVNLGWLPSGGFTSPMHAILPAVTLGMGGAAVLARFTRSAMLEVLGQPYIRTASAKGLVWRLVVTGHALPNAAIPTVTIVGFMVGSLIAGAVVVESVFSWPGVGRLLVSAVANRDLAVVQAILLLVAACMVTSNLVVDALYGWIDPRLRSGRTVKAGG
- a CDS encoding ABC transporter permease, with the protein product MASIETTSPAAEAAPAERGKLSRFLEAYPPLVLFGGAWIVAMLVVALLADLLTPYVFSALDLKARLAPPVFMGGTWAHPLGTDELGRDVLSRLIISIRISLLIAFASTILSATIGVLLGFIAAHFRGWVEQVVLTLIDFQASMPFMIIALAVLAFFGNTLTLFICLMGFYGWERAARIARGLTIAANEQGYAAAVRDIGASPLRVYGLHVLPNIASTLIVSVTLTFPEVILLESGLSFLGLGVQPPMTSLGNMVGYGREYLQSAPWILLAPSAVIVLTTFSISMVGDWLRDRLDPTLR
- the pehA gene encoding phosphoric/sulfuric ester hydrolase PehA, producing the protein MSKRKNVLLIVVDQWRGDTLPMLGHPVVKTPNIASLAAEGVTFARHYTQAVPCGPARASLLTGLYMMNHRAVQNTIPLDARHSNVAKEARKKGYDPAIVGYTTTTPDPREVAAEDPRFKVLGDLMDGWRPVGSWGLKMEAYFSWVAANGYKLPDNPWDIWLPQDLAPGEIGATRKPSRIPAELSDTVWFTDRGLDYIRGANNKPWFLHLGYWRPHPPFAAPAPYHDMFDPADCPPPLRAASAEEEAKQHPMLRFYLDSVKRKSFFENGEGLGADMDEGEVRQMRASYYGLMEEIDVHLGRVFQHLKDSGQWDDTLIILTCDHGEQLGDHHLLGKLGYFDQSFHIPMIVRDPDASANGTRGQIVRQFTESVDLMPTVLEWIGQECPRACDGHSLLPFLRDGGAPDNWRREVHYEFDFRNVFYSKPEEPLGLTMDQCALAVVQDESWKYVHFAALPPLLFDLKNDPGQFHNLAEDPAHAVTVRDYAQRMLNWRLTHAERTLTGYAATPEGLMLRL